A window of the Butyricimonas virosa genome harbors these coding sequences:
- the mnmA gene encoding tRNA 2-thiouridine(34) synthase MnmA, with product MEKVVVGLSGGVDSFVTALLLQQQGFEVIGVHLQLWESQTGSSQEPEVKELCKQTGIKLYRLNGRQLFQEQVVQPFIQGYLSGITPNPCATCNSFIKWNLLRDLANELKVHHVATGHYIRVLPFANHYYVHKGVDPNKDQSYFLWGVPEEILSRAITPLGDYTKTQVKEMAKEHGFTRLAEKRESMSICFLEKGDYRDFIARQPDTASCFTPGQIVDESGNLVGEHSGIVNYTVGQKRGIPFKGQTPRYVSHLSPSTNQIVVGDKASLYRTTFRLGQIHLINPEEIHSQDIEVKVRGIGLNPEGFAQLSFHPDQTLHVQLSSPAWAVAPGQPAVFYRKDRVIGGGIIL from the coding sequence ATGGAAAAAGTTGTAGTTGGTCTCAGTGGAGGCGTGGATAGTTTCGTTACGGCACTCTTGTTACAGCAACAGGGTTTTGAAGTTATTGGTGTCCACCTACAATTATGGGAATCACAGACCGGCTCCTCGCAAGAACCGGAAGTCAAGGAATTGTGTAAACAAACGGGCATCAAACTCTACCGGTTAAATGGCAGGCAACTCTTCCAAGAACAAGTAGTCCAACCCTTCATCCAAGGCTACCTCTCAGGAATTACCCCTAACCCGTGCGCCACGTGCAACAGCTTTATCAAATGGAATTTACTTCGAGACCTGGCAAACGAACTAAAAGTACACCATGTCGCCACGGGACACTACATTCGGGTTCTACCTTTTGCGAACCACTATTACGTCCATAAAGGAGTTGACCCGAATAAGGACCAATCGTACTTCTTATGGGGCGTACCGGAAGAGATACTATCCCGAGCCATCACCCCGTTAGGAGATTACACGAAAACACAGGTAAAGGAAATGGCAAAAGAACACGGGTTCACCCGCCTGGCTGAGAAACGAGAAAGCATGAGTATCTGTTTCCTTGAAAAAGGAGACTACAGGGATTTCATCGCCAGACAACCCGACACGGCCTCCTGCTTCACACCCGGGCAAATCGTGGACGAATCCGGAAATCTCGTAGGAGAACATTCCGGGATAGTGAATTACACCGTGGGGCAAAAGAGAGGAATCCCTTTCAAAGGACAAACGCCACGATATGTTTCACACCTATCCCCGTCCACGAACCAAATTGTCGTGGGGGACAAAGCAAGCTTATACCGAACGACTTTTCGTCTCGGTCAGATTCATTTAATTAATCCCGAAGAGATTCATTCACAAGACATCGAAGTTAAAGTCCGGGGTATCGGGCTGAACCCGGAAGGATTCGCACAGCTATCCTTCCACCCCGATCAAACATTACACGTACAACTCTCCTCTCCCGCGTGGGCCGTTGCTCCCGGACAACCGGCTGTCTTTTATCGCAAAGATCGGGTAATCGGTGGGGGCATCATTTTATAA
- a CDS encoding putative transporter — MSWLSELFFGQGVAHSVLMFAIVIALGIVFGKVKVWGISLGITWILFVGIICSHFGMRVDGHTLHFMKEFGLILFVYSVGLQVGPGFFSSFRKGGLTLNMLATGIVLLGVITTYVIHVVTGLPMTTMVGILSGAVTNTPGLGAAQQAYSDMTGVNDPTIALGYAVAYPLGVIGIIGSILLMRVIFRVKFEKENEDLERQDEDRANGAQQFSVRVTNPALFGKDLMEITRLINRKFVFSRVCHEDDRIEIGSSETCLREGDKLLVVAALQDIDAITAFLGERVEVAWEQLDKQLVSRRIAITKGEVNGKMLGEMRLRNCFGVNVTRVNRAGVDLVAKPNLQLQIGDRLTVVGPEAAVTNVAKVLGNSLRRLREPNLVPIFLGIFLGILLGNIPFTFPGIPQPVKLGLAGGPLIISILISRFGPQYGLVTYTTMSANLMLREVGIALFLASVGLGAGDGFVETIIDGGGYAWIGYGFIITVVPLIIIGIIARTIYKVNYFTLMGLMAGSMTDPPALAYSNGIVGNDAPAVSYATVYPLTMFLRVLTAQMLILFFV; from the coding sequence ATGTCTTGGTTAAGTGAGCTGTTTTTTGGACAGGGGGTTGCTCATTCGGTGTTAATGTTCGCAATCGTTATCGCTTTAGGGATCGTGTTCGGGAAAGTGAAAGTTTGGGGAATTTCATTAGGAATAACCTGGATTCTTTTTGTTGGGATTATTTGTAGTCATTTCGGGATGCGGGTAGATGGTCACACGCTGCATTTCATGAAAGAATTCGGCTTGATCCTGTTCGTGTATTCCGTGGGGTTACAGGTGGGGCCCGGTTTTTTCTCTTCTTTTAGGAAGGGTGGCTTAACTTTGAACATGCTGGCCACGGGAATCGTGTTGTTGGGGGTGATTACCACCTATGTTATTCATGTTGTGACTGGGTTGCCGATGACAACGATGGTCGGTATTCTTTCCGGAGCTGTGACGAATACGCCGGGATTGGGTGCCGCACAACAAGCTTATTCGGATATGACGGGGGTAAATGATCCCACGATTGCTTTGGGGTATGCCGTGGCTTACCCGTTGGGAGTGATCGGGATTATCGGGTCAATCCTGTTGATGCGGGTGATCTTCCGGGTGAAGTTCGAGAAGGAGAATGAAGATTTGGAACGACAGGACGAGGACCGTGCCAATGGTGCTCAACAGTTTTCTGTGCGTGTAACGAATCCGGCTTTGTTCGGCAAGGATTTGATGGAAATTACCCGTTTGATAAACCGGAAGTTCGTGTTTTCTCGGGTTTGTCACGAGGATGACCGGATTGAAATAGGCTCTTCCGAGACTTGCTTGCGTGAAGGGGATAAACTGCTTGTCGTGGCAGCTTTGCAAGATATTGATGCGATCACGGCTTTTCTCGGGGAGCGAGTTGAAGTCGCTTGGGAACAGTTAGATAAGCAACTTGTATCTCGTCGGATTGCTATCACTAAAGGAGAGGTTAACGGGAAGATGTTGGGTGAGATGCGATTGCGGAATTGTTTCGGGGTCAACGTGACCCGGGTGAATCGTGCCGGGGTGGATTTGGTGGCTAAACCGAATTTGCAGTTGCAGATCGGGGATCGCTTGACGGTTGTCGGTCCGGAGGCTGCCGTTACGAACGTGGCAAAGGTGTTGGGTAATTCTTTGCGTCGTTTGCGTGAACCGAATCTGGTACCGATATTTTTAGGTATATTTTTGGGGATTTTGTTGGGGAACATTCCGTTTACATTCCCTGGTATACCTCAACCGGTAAAGTTAGGGCTGGCGGGGGGACCGTTGATTATTTCTATTTTGATCAGCCGTTTCGGTCCCCAATACGGTTTGGTGACGTACACGACGATGAGTGCCAATCTGATGTTGCGGGAAGTGGGAATCGCCCTGTTCCTTGCGAGTGTTGGGTTGGGTGCGGGAGATGGGTTTGTGGAGACCATCATTGATGGAGGTGGTTATGCCTGGATTGGTTACGGTTTTATTATTACCGTGGTTCCTTTGATTATTATCGGGATTATTGCCCGTACAATATATAAAGTGAATTATTTCACGTTGATGGGGTTGATGGCCGGGAGTATGACCGACCCGCCAGCATTGGCTTATTCCAATGGTATCGTGGGGAATGATGCTCCTGCAGTAAGTTACGCCACGGTTTACCCTCTTACCATGTTTTTGAGGGTGTTGACGGCACAGATGCTGATTTTATTTTTCGTTTAG
- a CDS encoding nucleoside recognition domain-containing protein, translating into MASYSTRVWGCVKKALPVAIKTSVWFLKIMLPVSLFVTLLSYFNILPYISSFASPLFTLIGLPGDAALVFVTSIFTNIYTVIALLSTLDFSVRESLIMATMCLISHNFVVETIVLQKTGSSAVWMVILRVLGSFVAAIGLNWLLPEMNGKMMAETVTSLGFWETMLHWLESSVMLGLKIVLVISGLMILQRLLEEFGILKILSAMLSPLMRLFGLNPDVAFLWLVGNTVGLAYGSAIMMDYAKMGKLVHKEADLLNHHLAISHSQLEDPLLFVVMGLPVGWLIFPRVVLAMLVVWVRRGVYLLQAHIHPPVKVENISL; encoded by the coding sequence ATGGCAAGTTACAGTACGAGGGTTTGGGGATGTGTCAAAAAGGCCTTACCCGTGGCGATAAAGACGTCAGTATGGTTTTTGAAAATCATGTTGCCGGTATCTTTGTTCGTGACCTTGCTGTCATACTTTAATATTCTGCCTTATATTTCTTCATTCGCATCCCCGTTGTTTACCTTGATCGGTTTGCCGGGAGATGCAGCCTTAGTGTTTGTTACCAGTATATTTACGAATATATATACGGTGATAGCCTTGCTTTCCACGCTCGATTTTTCCGTGCGGGAAAGTTTGATCATGGCGACGATGTGTTTGATTTCCCATAACTTTGTCGTGGAAACTATCGTGTTACAGAAGACTGGCTCGTCTGCAGTGTGGATGGTGATCTTGCGAGTCTTGGGAAGTTTCGTTGCGGCAATTGGTTTGAATTGGTTGCTGCCGGAAATGAACGGGAAGATGATGGCAGAAACGGTGACTTCTCTCGGTTTCTGGGAGACAATGTTACATTGGCTGGAGAGCAGTGTGATGCTGGGGCTGAAAATCGTGCTGGTGATTTCGGGATTGATGATATTGCAACGATTGTTGGAAGAGTTCGGCATTTTGAAAATATTGTCTGCCATGTTATCCCCGTTGATGCGCTTGTTCGGGCTGAACCCGGATGTGGCTTTCCTGTGGTTGGTGGGAAACACGGTCGGATTGGCTTACGGTTCTGCGATTATGATGGATTATGCCAAGATGGGAAAACTGGTTCATAAAGAGGCCGATTTACTGAATCATCACTTGGCAATATCTCATTCGCAACTGGAAGATCCGTTGTTGTTTGTCGTGATGGGATTGCCTGTCGGTTGGCTGATCTTCCCTCGTGTTGTGTTGGCCATGCTCGTCGTGTGGGTTCGTCGGGGCGTTTATTTGTTGCAGGCACATATACACCCACCAGTAAAAGTTGAAAACATTAGTTTATAA
- a CDS encoding NAD(P)H-dependent glycerol-3-phosphate dehydrogenase, with amino-acid sequence MEIVEKPRIGVVGGGSWATAIAKMLTENNGHINWFMRNIESIKAFKVLKHNPRYLCGVDFDIDKISFSDDLDWVIMNSDVIVFAIPSAFLQNVVTPRLQVSLKDKIIVSAIKGMIPDENLLIGEFFHQKYEVPLGQIVIISGPCHAEEIALERLSYLTFSSENLRVARAVAQLFECFYVKTTISDDIYGAEYAAVLKNVFAIASGICHGLRYGDNFQAVLVANAIQEMERFVNAVHPIQRDIKFSAYLGDLLVTAYSQFSRNRTFGTMIGKGYSVKSAQMEMLMVAEGYFGVKGIHEINQQYKVHMPITEAVYNILYERISPTMEIRLLTDELR; translated from the coding sequence ATGGAAATAGTTGAAAAACCAAGGATTGGAGTAGTAGGTGGGGGTAGCTGGGCTACCGCTATCGCTAAAATGCTGACAGAAAATAACGGGCATATTAATTGGTTCATGAGAAACATAGAATCGATAAAGGCCTTTAAAGTATTAAAACATAATCCGCGGTATTTGTGTGGTGTCGATTTTGATATAGACAAAATCTCGTTCTCGGATGATCTGGATTGGGTGATCATGAATTCTGATGTGATCGTGTTCGCCATCCCGAGTGCTTTCCTGCAAAACGTGGTAACTCCAAGATTGCAAGTGTCGCTGAAAGATAAGATTATTGTTTCGGCTATCAAGGGGATGATTCCAGATGAGAATCTACTTATCGGGGAGTTCTTCCACCAGAAATACGAGGTACCTCTAGGACAGATTGTAATTATTTCTGGACCTTGCCACGCGGAGGAAATAGCCTTGGAACGTTTGTCTTATCTGACATTCTCCAGTGAGAATCTGCGGGTGGCACGGGCTGTGGCTCAATTATTCGAGTGTTTCTACGTGAAGACCACGATTTCCGATGATATATACGGGGCTGAGTATGCTGCGGTGTTGAAAAATGTTTTCGCGATCGCATCAGGAATCTGTCACGGACTGCGGTATGGCGATAATTTCCAGGCCGTGTTGGTTGCTAATGCTATTCAGGAAATGGAACGCTTTGTGAATGCCGTGCATCCGATTCAACGGGATATTAAGTTTTCTGCATATTTGGGAGATTTGTTGGTAACTGCCTATTCCCAGTTCAGTCGGAACCGGACATTTGGTACGATGATTGGGAAAGGATATTCCGTGAAGTCCGCTCAAATGGAGATGTTGATGGTTGCCGAAGGGTACTTTGGCGTGAAAGGAATTCATGAAATCAATCAGCAGTATAAAGTCCATATGCCTATCACGGAGGCTGTTTATAACATCCTCTACGAACGAATCAGTCCGACAATGGAAATCAGATTGTTAACCGACGAGCTTCGGTAA
- the lysS gene encoding lysine--tRNA ligase, which produces MSLAELSEQEIIRRNSLNELKNLGINAYPAPEFKVTHLSKEILDKFEKSPEELQEVVIAGRMMSRRIMGKASFFELQDAEGRIQVYVSRDDVSRDEACTMYNTVFKKLMDIGDIVGVKGFVFRTNMGEISVHAKELVMLSKSLRPLPIVKEKDGKVFDAFTDPELRYRQRYLDLIVNPQVKDVFIKRTKMINAIRQFYTEMGCLEVETPVLQAIPGGASARPFITHHNALDIPFYLRIANELYLKRLIVGGFNGVFEFSRNFRNEGMDRTHNPEFTCMEVYVPYKDYLWMMDSTERMIEAAAMAVNGTTKAPFGENEVDFKRPFKRVKMSEAIKEYTGFDITGKSEEEIRAFCLSIGLNVDETMGKGKLIDEIFGEKCESHYIQPTFIYDYPVEMSPLTKMHRSDPGLTERFELFVNGKEVANAYSELNDPIDQLNRFKDQLALQERGDDEAMFIDYDFVRALEYGMPPTSGMGIGIDRLCMFLTNSPSIQDVLLFPQMKPEKVATVDADEKFIELGIPADWVAVVRKAGYQTVEALRAVENPNKLHQELSGLNKKMKLGLKTLSPDEVKSWIK; this is translated from the coding sequence ATGAGTCTTGCAGAATTAAGCGAACAGGAAATTATTCGCCGGAACTCTTTAAATGAGTTGAAAAATTTGGGAATAAATGCCTATCCGGCACCGGAATTTAAAGTAACTCACCTTTCTAAAGAGATCTTGGATAAATTTGAGAAATCACCGGAGGAATTGCAAGAGGTTGTGATCGCCGGGCGAATGATGAGCAGACGGATTATGGGTAAGGCTTCATTTTTTGAATTACAGGATGCCGAAGGTAGGATTCAGGTCTACGTGAGTCGGGATGATGTGAGTCGGGATGAAGCTTGCACGATGTATAATACTGTTTTCAAGAAGTTGATGGATATCGGTGACATCGTGGGAGTGAAAGGATTCGTGTTCCGCACGAATATGGGAGAGATTTCTGTTCACGCGAAAGAGCTGGTGATGTTGTCTAAGTCTTTGCGTCCGCTACCGATTGTGAAAGAGAAGGATGGTAAGGTGTTTGATGCTTTTACCGATCCTGAATTAAGATACCGTCAGCGTTATTTGGATTTAATCGTGAATCCGCAGGTGAAGGATGTGTTTATCAAGCGTACGAAGATGATCAATGCCATCCGTCAGTTCTACACGGAAATGGGATGTTTGGAGGTGGAGACTCCGGTGTTGCAGGCTATACCGGGAGGAGCTTCGGCCCGTCCGTTTATCACGCATCATAACGCACTGGATATACCGTTCTATTTGCGTATCGCGAATGAGTTGTACTTGAAACGTCTGATCGTGGGTGGTTTTAACGGGGTGTTCGAGTTCTCCCGTAATTTCCGTAACGAGGGTATGGACCGGACGCATAACCCGGAATTTACTTGTATGGAGGTGTACGTGCCGTACAAGGATTATTTGTGGATGATGGATAGCACGGAGAGAATGATTGAGGCGGCCGCTATGGCTGTGAACGGGACAACTAAAGCTCCTTTTGGGGAGAACGAGGTGGATTTCAAGCGTCCGTTCAAGCGCGTGAAGATGTCCGAGGCGATTAAAGAATATACCGGGTTTGACATCACGGGTAAGAGTGAGGAGGAGATCCGGGCATTCTGCCTGTCTATCGGTCTGAATGTGGACGAGACCATGGGTAAGGGTAAGTTGATTGACGAGATTTTTGGAGAGAAATGTGAAAGTCATTATATACAGCCGACTTTTATTTACGACTATCCGGTGGAGATGTCTCCGCTGACTAAGATGCATCGTTCAGATCCCGGATTAACGGAGCGTTTTGAATTGTTCGTGAATGGTAAGGAGGTGGCTAACGCTTATTCCGAGTTGAATGACCCGATTGATCAGTTGAATCGTTTTAAGGATCAGTTGGCACTTCAGGAAAGAGGGGATGATGAAGCCATGTTTATTGATTACGACTTTGTGCGTGCCTTGGAATACGGTATGCCTCCGACCTCGGGAATGGGTATCGGGATAGACAGGCTTTGTATGTTCCTGACCAATAGTCCATCTATACAGGATGTGTTGTTGTTTCCGCAGATGAAACCGGAGAAAGTGGCAACTGTGGATGCTGACGAGAAATTTATTGAGCTGGGAATCCCGGCTGATTGGGTTGCAGTGGTTCGTAAAGCCGGTTACCAGACCGTGGAAGCCTTGAGGGCGGTAGAGAACCCGAACAAGTTGCATCAGGAATTGAGTGGTTTAAATAAAAAAATGAAATTAGGCTTGAAAACCTTATCTCCGGACGAGGTAAAAAGCTGGATAAAATAG
- the recJ gene encoding single-stranded-DNA-specific exonuclease RecJ — protein MKKRWVINTPPEWEKIDKLSKELNCSHVIANLLLQRGVDTAEEAHAFFNPTLNMLHDPFLMKDMDKAVLRLEKAISTEEKVMIYGDYDVDGTTAVALLYKYLKNKCENPEYYIPDRYTEGYGVSILAIDYAARNGISLMIVTDCGVKAVEKVRYAKSKGVDVIICDHHTPGDELPDAVAVLDPQRKDCHYPYRWLSGCGVSFKLAQAYSMKHNLPMADLYKLLDLVCVSIASDIVPITGENRILAHFGLLQLNRKPSLGLKTILSFSGIGKDLTINDIVFRIGPKINAAGRVESGNKSVELLIADDETRATEVAASINNFNDQRKKLDHDITEEALEYINQSHYDQSQKATVLYNPNWHKGVIGIVASRLTEYYYRPTVILTESNGLATGSARSVEGFDLYYAISQCSEFLENYGGHKYAAGLTLRLENIEPFKAKFQKIVSETITEEMLTPQINIDAQIKLNDITPDLYAMIQKFAPFGPNNTIPVFMTENVTNFIGSKQVGRNNEHLKLVVVDDTRVCNDRSGIAFGMGEAFSRISKGEYFDICYTLQENEFMGKSDIQMMIRDLKFKEE, from the coding sequence ATGAAAAAAAGATGGGTCATCAACACCCCACCCGAGTGGGAGAAAATTGACAAACTATCCAAAGAACTTAACTGCAGTCATGTTATCGCGAACTTGCTTTTGCAACGCGGTGTGGACACTGCAGAAGAGGCCCATGCTTTCTTCAATCCAACCCTCAACATGCTCCATGACCCGTTTTTGATGAAGGATATGGATAAAGCAGTTCTCCGGTTGGAAAAAGCAATCAGTACCGAAGAAAAAGTCATGATCTACGGCGATTACGACGTGGACGGGACCACGGCCGTTGCTTTACTCTACAAGTACTTGAAAAATAAATGCGAGAATCCAGAATATTATATTCCAGATAGATACACGGAAGGTTACGGGGTTTCCATCCTAGCCATCGACTACGCAGCACGCAACGGGATTTCCCTCATGATCGTAACCGATTGTGGCGTGAAAGCCGTGGAGAAAGTCCGTTATGCCAAATCCAAGGGAGTGGATGTCATCATCTGCGACCATCACACCCCGGGAGACGAACTTCCGGATGCCGTTGCCGTTCTGGATCCGCAACGGAAAGATTGTCACTATCCCTACCGGTGGTTAAGCGGCTGCGGGGTAAGCTTCAAACTGGCACAAGCATATAGCATGAAACACAACTTACCGATGGCCGACTTGTACAAATTGTTGGACCTAGTTTGCGTCAGTATTGCTAGTGATATTGTTCCGATCACGGGAGAGAATCGCATCCTCGCTCATTTCGGGTTATTACAATTAAATAGAAAACCCAGTCTGGGACTAAAAACAATACTAAGCTTCTCCGGAATCGGAAAGGACTTGACGATAAACGACATTGTTTTCCGCATAGGTCCCAAGATTAACGCAGCAGGACGAGTTGAATCGGGGAACAAATCAGTAGAACTCCTGATCGCCGACGATGAGACCAGAGCCACGGAAGTCGCTGCCAGCATCAACAACTTCAACGACCAACGCAAGAAACTGGATCACGATATCACCGAAGAAGCTCTTGAATACATCAACCAGTCTCATTACGATCAATCCCAAAAAGCAACCGTCCTTTACAACCCGAACTGGCACAAAGGTGTCATCGGAATTGTCGCCTCACGTCTGACGGAATATTATTACCGACCGACCGTGATCCTGACAGAATCCAACGGTTTGGCAACCGGATCGGCTCGTTCCGTGGAAGGATTCGACCTGTATTACGCCATTTCGCAATGTAGCGAATTTTTAGAAAATTACGGGGGACACAAATACGCGGCAGGACTGACATTAAGGCTTGAAAACATCGAACCTTTCAAGGCCAAATTCCAAAAAATCGTGAGTGAAACGATTACTGAAGAGATGTTGACACCCCAAATCAACATTGATGCCCAAATCAAACTAAACGACATCACCCCGGACCTTTACGCCATGATTCAGAAGTTTGCACCATTCGGTCCCAACAACACGATTCCCGTGTTCATGACTGAAAACGTGACGAATTTCATCGGCTCGAAACAAGTCGGACGCAACAACGAACACCTAAAACTGGTTGTCGTGGATGACACGAGAGTCTGCAACGACCGGAGCGGTATAGCTTTCGGCATGGGAGAGGCATTTTCCCGTATCAGTAAAGGTGAATATTTCGATATTTGCTACACCCTTCAGGAAAACGAATTCATGGGAAAAAGCGACATTCAAATGATGATTCGAGATTTAAAATTCAAA